The Apium graveolens cultivar Ventura chromosome 6, ASM990537v1, whole genome shotgun sequence genome contains a region encoding:
- the LOC141665333 gene encoding auxin-responsive protein SAUR36-like, whose amino-acid sequence MKKIRRFYLKHRVKTLFQRVYRKTLSPYKYLRLRLDADRKFGSKVSKIFSWGSRLKTKARGICRKSPGQGYMPIFEEPFQEKPKVVPKGQMAVYVGQKDGELRRILVPVIYCNHPLFGQLLREAEQEFGYDHPGGITIPCRISEFENVKTRIDAGRVGRKMMTWK is encoded by the coding sequence ATGAAAAAGATTCGACGATTTTACCTCAAACACCGAGTAAAAACCCTTTTTCAGCGGGTTTACCGGAAAACCCTGTCACCATATAAGTACCTTCGGCTACGGCTAGACGCTGATCGAAAATTTGGGTCTAAAGTCTCAAAGATTTTCAGCTGGGGTAGTCGTTTAAAAACAAAAGCTAGGGGTATTTGTAGAAAGTCTCCGGGCCAGGGTTACATGCCCATTTTTGAAGAGCCGTTTCAAGAAAAACCGAAAGTTGTGCCTAAAGGTCAGATGGCTGTTTACGTGGGTCAAAAAGATGGTGAGTTGAGGAGGATTTTAGTCCCTGTTATATACTGTAATCATCCACTCTTTGGTCAGCTTTTAAGAGAAGCTGAGCAGGAGTTCGGGTATGATCATCCGGGTGGGATCACTATTCCTTGTCGGATCTCCGAGTTCGAGAACGTTAAGACTCGGATTGATGCCGGAAGAGTAGGCCGGAAAATGATGACGTGGAAGTGA